In Hyla sarda isolate aHylSar1 chromosome 9, aHylSar1.hap1, whole genome shotgun sequence, the following proteins share a genomic window:
- the LOC130290558 gene encoding START domain-containing protein 10-like isoform X2, translating into MEAEGCMTFPDVSSETVYDVLHDTEYRKKWDVNMIETRDIARLSVNADVGYYSWKCPKPVKNRDVVTLRSWLILPDSYMIINFSVKHSMYPPRRDLIRAVSFLAGYLIKVNGPTSCTLTYLAQVDPRGSLPKWVVNKSSQYLAPKILRKLHKACLQYPAWKKKNNPEFKPWLNPEQNTLPRISLNELSLQRAESLEHVDESLVCEDKDDRGDSDD; encoded by the exons ATGGAGGCGGAG GGATGCATGACGTTCCCAGACGTTTCATCTGAAACTGTATATGATGTTTTACATGATACAGAATACCGCAAAAAATGGGACGTAAACATGATAGAAACGCGGGACATTGCTCGGCTCTCTGTGAACGCAGATGTGGGGTATTACTCCT GGAAGTGTCCTAAACCTGTGAAGAATCGTGATGTGGTCACTCTGCGCTCATGGCTTATATTGCCAGACTCATATATGATCATTAATTTCTCTGTCAAGCATAGT ATGTATCCACCCCGTCGAGACTTGATCCGAGCAGTGTCCTTTCTTGCAGGATACCTTATTAAAGTGAATGGCCCTACCAGCTGTACATTGACCTATCTGGCACAGGTAGATCCCCGAG GTTCCTTGCCAAAGTGGGTTGTAAataaatcctcccagtacttggcACCAAAG ATTCTACGGAAACTGCACAAGGCATGCTTACAGTATCCAGCCTGGAAGAAGAAGAACAATCCTGAGTTTAAGCCGTGGCTAAATCCAGAACAGAACACGTTACCTCGTATATCCCTTAATGAGCTGTCCCTGCAGAGAGCGGAGTCCCTAGAACATGTGGACGAAAGTCTGGTGTGTGAAGATAAAGACGACCGAGGAGACAGCGACGACTAG
- the LOC130290558 gene encoding START domain-containing protein 10-like isoform X1: MAGEVPEIPDDSMFQSFQAQCESSEGWTCFYKKPGIGVWMKPPSGKGCLVHTVKGCMTFPDVSSETVYDVLHDTEYRKKWDVNMIETRDIARLSVNADVGYYSWKCPKPVKNRDVVTLRSWLILPDSYMIINFSVKHSMYPPRRDLIRAVSFLAGYLIKVNGPTSCTLTYLAQVDPRGSLPKWVVNKSSQYLAPKILRKLHKACLQYPAWKKKNNPEFKPWLNPEQNTLPRISLNELSLQRAESLEHVDESLVCEDKDDRGDSDD, translated from the exons ATGGCCGGAGAGGTGCCCGAGATTCCCGATGACTCCATGTTCCAGTCCTTCCAGGCGCAGTGCGAGTCCAGTGAGGGCTGGACGTGTTTCTACAAGAAGCCGGGTATTGGGGTGTGGATGAAGCCCCCGAGCGGGAAGGGCTGCCTGGTTCACACGGTGAAG GGATGCATGACGTTCCCAGACGTTTCATCTGAAACTGTATATGATGTTTTACATGATACAGAATACCGCAAAAAATGGGACGTAAACATGATAGAAACGCGGGACATTGCTCGGCTCTCTGTGAACGCAGATGTGGGGTATTACTCCT GGAAGTGTCCTAAACCTGTGAAGAATCGTGATGTGGTCACTCTGCGCTCATGGCTTATATTGCCAGACTCATATATGATCATTAATTTCTCTGTCAAGCATAGT ATGTATCCACCCCGTCGAGACTTGATCCGAGCAGTGTCCTTTCTTGCAGGATACCTTATTAAAGTGAATGGCCCTACCAGCTGTACATTGACCTATCTGGCACAGGTAGATCCCCGAG GTTCCTTGCCAAAGTGGGTTGTAAataaatcctcccagtacttggcACCAAAG ATTCTACGGAAACTGCACAAGGCATGCTTACAGTATCCAGCCTGGAAGAAGAAGAACAATCCTGAGTTTAAGCCGTGGCTAAATCCAGAACAGAACACGTTACCTCGTATATCCCTTAATGAGCTGTCCCTGCAGAGAGCGGAGTCCCTAGAACATGTGGACGAAAGTCTGGTGTGTGAAGATAAAGACGACCGAGGAGACAGCGACGACTAG